One window of Maridesulfovibrio ferrireducens genomic DNA carries:
- a CDS encoding helix-turn-helix domain-containing protein: protein MTIEAGSGNVFADLGLEQPEELTYKANIIMEIQKAIKVRGITQTKAAEICGTDQPTLSKILRGNITLATTDRLFTWLVRLGYIVKITIEPSVTAGNVQICTCR from the coding sequence ATGACAATAGAAGCTGGATCAGGAAACGTATTTGCAGACCTTGGCTTAGAACAACCAGAAGAATTAACCTACAAAGCTAACATCATCATGGAAATTCAAAAGGCCATAAAGGTTCGTGGAATCACCCAGACAAAGGCAGCAGAGATTTGCGGCACGGATCAACCGACCTTATCCAAAATATTAAGAGGCAATATAACCCTCGCAACGACAGACAGACTTTTTACTTGGCTGGTAAGACTCGGGTATATCGTTAAGATTACTATCGAGCCATCAGTCACGGCAGGTAACGTACAAATCTGTACATGTAGATGA
- a CDS encoding replicative DNA helicase, translated as MNTNSPPNNLELERAVISAVLRTNGRNIDSLLPILKSPEYFYSPIHQNIWQTFLAMHREYVPIDLVTLNDRLLNNGRSEACGGAYYLVELSNDIEPVNHVESWAKDLQGYARRRTMAQLGQNLIEHAYAGDADPAEFAASAQQTIDKVLEGRMDVAAQKPSEIIRGYVKYLEDLEGRGGDGIKTHLYKLNSITGGMIPGEIIILAGRPSNGKTALALNFALHAIHQKVPVGIFSLEMMRYLLVNRLLSSTHGVEGMRFRDGKFSKEDWAHIYEFAQWFDGKDPWLRIWDKPSLSASELRAQCRRWKKEFGLKFAIIDYIQLLRPDSRGGSREREVAEISRMLKETATECGISLLVLAQLNRDVENRKNKIPLLSDLRESGAIEQDADQVIFIRPWDPKTINDIVEVTLDVAKSRNSTTGSLVTAYRRRRLQFLNEKENDWSWLDF; from the coding sequence ATGAATACAAATTCTCCCCCTAATAATTTGGAGCTTGAAAGAGCGGTTATCAGTGCTGTTTTACGGACCAATGGTAGAAACATTGATTCGTTGCTTCCTATTCTAAAATCACCTGAATATTTCTATAGTCCTATTCATCAAAATATATGGCAGACTTTTTTGGCCATGCACCGGGAGTATGTTCCGATTGATTTAGTCACGCTTAATGATCGGCTTTTGAATAATGGTCGGTCTGAAGCGTGTGGCGGTGCGTATTATCTTGTTGAGCTGTCGAACGATATTGAACCTGTGAACCACGTTGAAAGCTGGGCAAAAGATCTTCAAGGTTACGCTAGGCGCAGGACTATGGCGCAGCTCGGGCAGAATCTCATCGAACACGCTTACGCTGGTGACGCGGATCCGGCTGAGTTCGCTGCGTCTGCTCAGCAAACTATTGATAAGGTATTAGAAGGGCGTATGGATGTGGCCGCGCAAAAGCCTTCGGAAATTATCCGTGGATATGTGAAGTATCTTGAGGATCTTGAAGGGCGTGGTGGTGACGGAATTAAAACACATCTTTATAAGCTCAATTCTATCACTGGTGGAATGATTCCCGGTGAAATTATTATCCTTGCCGGTCGTCCATCCAACGGAAAAACCGCGCTTGCCTTAAATTTTGCTCTTCACGCTATTCATCAAAAAGTCCCTGTCGGAATTTTTTCACTTGAAATGATGAGGTATTTGCTCGTCAATCGCCTGCTTTCCTCAACTCATGGAGTCGAAGGAATGCGTTTCCGTGACGGCAAATTTTCAAAGGAGGATTGGGCGCATATCTATGAGTTTGCTCAGTGGTTTGACGGGAAGGATCCGTGGCTCCGCATTTGGGACAAGCCTTCTCTTTCTGCTTCTGAGTTGCGCGCTCAATGCCGGCGCTGGAAAAAGGAATTTGGATTAAAGTTCGCAATCATTGATTACATCCAATTGCTTCGTCCTGATTCGCGCGGAGGATCAAGGGAGAGGGAAGTGGCTGAAATCTCGCGTATGCTCAAAGAGACGGCTACTGAGTGCGGGATCTCGCTGCTCGTTCTGGCTCAACTCAACCGGGATGTTGAAAATCGTAAGAACAAGATTCCACTTCTTTCGGATCTGCGTGAGTCCGGAGCGATTGAACAGGATGCGGATCAGGTCATTTTCATTCGGCCATGGGATCCGAAGACAATCAATGACATTGTGGAGGTTACTCTTGATGTGGCGAAAAGCAGAAACTCGACAACAGGTAGTTTGGTAACAGCGTATCGGCGCAGGCGGCTCCAGTTCCTGAATGAGAAGGAGAATGATTGGAGCTGGTTGGACTTTTGA
- a CDS encoding DNA integrity scanning protein DisA nucleotide-binding domain protein, with protein sequence MSSESFANLCIFHIMDGLRDGLSHFSQISRTALLYAINPGDPLRIYDPQGLLRDHEPKLKEVYLDSDAWKAGSNHDDNTRLIEVIKSKDLALAGLITCGARSSSIFYQRWFTEQHPNMCSTGPTESWMEYAALMLSQDFAAQNILRLDSSGHLLREYSTHAVRDYIVDQRNRIMGWDTQLRVYPILDAILGISKTKEEGAWARGDLIFIEPSELDSLEYLAKFPENERPALKNHKHVRKLLQSVENSSRKLVSDGKCVVGISSCWPTNTSISADFKGEWGILQRGTEPVCSFADATFSSTNYRPNLVQLEENLLEIKLDANNRHDLFQLANKMVSSATHQSHGCTLVLDFNDTPVKIAGQTLEEPLDLRDPEIRGLARSLTKLDGAIHIGKDVKVYGFACLLDGKAVSGENRARGARFNSALRFTAKHPNIIVIVVSSDKPVSIIQRGVELTARCDWTQHFACVSTPPTLAEWIEG encoded by the coding sequence ATGAGCTCAGAATCTTTCGCAAATCTGTGCATCTTTCATATAATGGATGGACTGCGTGACGGACTTTCACACTTCTCCCAGATAAGCCGGACGGCTCTGCTATACGCAATAAACCCGGGAGACCCTTTACGCATTTATGATCCGCAAGGATTATTAAGGGACCACGAACCCAAATTAAAGGAAGTCTATCTGGATTCAGATGCCTGGAAAGCCGGAAGCAACCATGATGACAACACGCGACTCATTGAAGTTATCAAATCAAAAGATCTGGCTCTTGCAGGATTAATCACCTGCGGAGCCCGTTCCAGTAGCATTTTTTACCAGCGCTGGTTTACTGAGCAACACCCGAATATGTGCTCAACAGGCCCCACTGAAAGCTGGATGGAATATGCGGCCCTGATGTTGTCTCAAGATTTTGCGGCACAAAATATTTTGCGTCTCGACAGTTCAGGACACCTTTTGCGCGAGTATTCAACTCATGCTGTCAGAGATTACATTGTAGATCAACGAAACAGAATCATGGGCTGGGACACACAATTAAGAGTTTACCCGATTCTAGATGCCATTCTCGGAATATCCAAAACAAAAGAGGAAGGAGCTTGGGCTCGTGGCGACCTTATTTTCATAGAGCCTTCGGAACTTGATTCCTTAGAATATCTGGCCAAATTCCCAGAAAATGAAAGACCGGCTCTTAAAAACCACAAGCACGTCAGAAAGCTTCTGCAATCTGTTGAAAATTCCAGTAGAAAACTTGTCTCTGACGGAAAATGCGTTGTCGGAATATCATCCTGCTGGCCGACAAACACCTCTATTTCAGCGGACTTCAAAGGAGAATGGGGAATCCTGCAACGAGGGACCGAACCCGTATGTAGCTTTGCGGATGCGACTTTTTCATCCACTAATTACAGGCCAAACCTTGTCCAACTCGAAGAAAACCTTCTTGAAATTAAACTTGATGCCAATAACAGGCACGACCTGTTTCAACTGGCAAACAAAATGGTATCCAGCGCGACTCATCAAAGCCACGGTTGCACACTTGTTTTAGATTTCAATGATACACCTGTAAAAATTGCAGGCCAAACTCTTGAAGAACCGCTTGATTTGCGTGATCCTGAAATACGTGGGCTAGCAAGATCTCTGACCAAGTTGGACGGAGCTATCCATATTGGAAAAGATGTAAAAGTTTACGGTTTTGCATGCCTGCTGGACGGAAAAGCTGTTTCCGGTGAAAACAGGGCAAGAGGAGCAAGGTTTAATTCTGCCTTACGCTTCACCGCAAAACATCCAAATATAATCGTAATTGTTGTTTCTTCCGATAAGCCCGTTTCAATCATACAGCGAGGAGTTGAACTGACTGCCCGCTGCGACTGGACACAACACTTTGCATGCGTCAGCACTCCCCCCACTCTCGCAGAGTGGATCGAAGGATAA
- the terL gene encoding phage terminase large subunit, which translates to MSKSLKVNGLMGNLLMNLKDSVPSAGSDFMGTGKPDMSLREFIKQSWHVIEPGRTYVEGWHIGAIVEHLEAVSTGEIKRLLINMPPRHMKSLSVSVCWPAWEWTFNPWIQFFFSSYSATLSVRDNMKTREIVTSPWYKEAWPHVELKRDQNAKDKFENKAGGFRFSTSVGGRATGEGGDRIVADDPHNMSEVKSDAKRKEVLDWWDNTMQTRLNDPKTGAFVVVMQRGHQQDLSGHILEKSGADYVHLCLPARYEGNKFHTVLGFDDPRTEEGELLWPERFDEVTLSAIEESFSSKSEAAGQLQQRPSPAGGAIFKLDWFKSYTKLPKFYRIVEHWDTAQKANVSSAYSCGQIWGEAHNGYYLLDVIRKRMEYPELKRTIKTRYAVNRPDVVVIEDKSSGISVIQDLQESTTVPVVAWAVTGGDKENRAKAVADTIESGNVWLPESAEWLADFLDEIEHFPGSKFKDQVDVMTQAIEYFKRRGGLTEGRDMS; encoded by the coding sequence ATGAGCAAATCTTTGAAAGTAAACGGTTTGATGGGCAATCTGCTCATGAACCTGAAAGATTCCGTGCCGTCTGCCGGTTCTGATTTTATGGGAACCGGCAAGCCTGATATGAGCCTGCGAGAATTCATTAAGCAGTCGTGGCATGTGATTGAACCGGGACGCACTTACGTTGAGGGCTGGCATATCGGGGCGATTGTTGAGCATCTGGAGGCCGTCAGTACTGGTGAAATCAAGCGGCTTTTGATCAACATGCCGCCTCGTCATATGAAATCGCTTTCGGTTTCCGTGTGCTGGCCTGCGTGGGAATGGACTTTCAATCCGTGGATACAATTTTTCTTCAGCTCATATTCTGCAACGCTTTCCGTGCGTGACAATATGAAAACTCGCGAGATCGTGACTTCGCCCTGGTACAAGGAAGCGTGGCCTCATGTTGAGCTGAAGCGTGACCAGAACGCCAAGGATAAGTTTGAGAACAAGGCTGGCGGTTTTCGTTTTTCAACTTCTGTCGGCGGTAGGGCAACTGGTGAAGGCGGGGATCGCATAGTGGCTGATGATCCGCACAACATGAGTGAAGTGAAGTCTGACGCTAAACGCAAGGAAGTGCTTGATTGGTGGGATAACACCATGCAGACACGTTTGAATGATCCCAAGACCGGGGCGTTTGTGGTTGTCATGCAGCGCGGTCATCAGCAGGATCTATCCGGTCATATTCTCGAAAAGAGTGGGGCCGATTACGTGCATCTCTGTTTGCCGGCAAGATACGAAGGTAACAAATTTCATACGGTTCTCGGATTCGATGATCCACGGACCGAAGAGGGCGAACTGCTCTGGCCGGAACGTTTTGACGAAGTAACCCTTTCAGCTATCGAAGAATCATTTTCATCAAAGAGCGAAGCCGCAGGGCAGCTCCAGCAGCGACCTTCACCCGCAGGCGGTGCAATCTTCAAGCTGGATTGGTTCAAGAGTTACACGAAGCTCCCCAAATTTTACCGCATTGTGGAACACTGGGATACGGCTCAGAAGGCGAATGTCTCCAGCGCGTATTCATGTGGCCAAATTTGGGGGGAAGCGCATAACGGCTATTATCTGCTCGATGTCATCCGCAAGCGCATGGAATATCCCGAACTGAAAAGGACCATCAAAACACGGTATGCAGTCAATCGTCCGGACGTGGTGGTTATTGAAGATAAATCAAGCGGTATCAGCGTTATTCAGGATTTGCAGGAATCCACTACCGTACCTGTTGTGGCATGGGCCGTTACGGGCGGGGATAAGGAAAACAGGGCCAAGGCGGTAGCTGACACAATCGAAAGCGGTAATGTCTGGTTGCCGGAGTCGGCAGAATGGCTGGCTGATTTTCTGGATGAGATTGAGCATTTCCCTGGATCTAAATTCAAAGATCAGGTGGATGTGATGACGCAGGCGATAGAATATTTCAAGCGGCGCGGTGGTCTCACAGAAGGCCGCGACATGAGTTAA
- the thiD gene encoding bifunctional hydroxymethylpyrimidine kinase/phosphomethylpyrimidine kinase yields MNSLPCVLTIAGSDSGGGAGIQADLKTMSIMGCYGASAITALTAQNTVTVSGIEPVSPEFVALQIETVCADINIKAAKTGMLFSASIIRSVAAALVDKSFPLIIDPVCVASSGARLLKEDAVEAMKELFPLADLLTPNVPEAELFADMEIKTREDIFKAIDILLEMGPKAVLIKGGHFDSVASTDWLGIKGEKPIPMMQQRVKTRNMHGTGCTLSAAIASGMAKGKNIVTAILDAQKYLNLALRAGFEVGEGGGPPNHLAPMLITAMKEGLLSDLHECGLRLTYMDGLSNLIPESRMNVAAALPHATEINDVAAFTGRITCTRKGEIIIGGYPDFGASSFTAKAVLCARKYNPEINCAVGIRYNDQIMAAVAKCGFVEAWFDLADKPKDLNIEVGSSLEWGTCEALAHHDDATKVDVVCDPGEIGIEPIVRVLGKDFQDLEAKLKCLIAVLKK; encoded by the coding sequence ATGAATTCGCTTCCATGTGTTTTGACCATAGCCGGATCAGATTCCGGCGGTGGTGCCGGTATTCAAGCTGATCTTAAGACCATGTCAATAATGGGGTGTTACGGCGCAAGTGCGATTACTGCTCTGACTGCTCAGAATACTGTTACAGTGTCGGGCATAGAGCCTGTTTCACCTGAATTTGTAGCATTACAGATTGAGACGGTTTGCGCTGATATTAATATTAAAGCTGCGAAAACAGGAATGCTGTTTTCTGCGTCTATAATAAGATCTGTTGCCGCGGCCCTTGTTGATAAATCTTTTCCGCTTATAATTGATCCTGTTTGTGTAGCTTCGAGCGGAGCAAGGCTTCTTAAAGAGGATGCTGTGGAAGCAATGAAAGAGTTGTTTCCATTAGCTGATCTACTTACTCCCAATGTGCCGGAAGCAGAGCTTTTTGCAGATATGGAAATAAAGACGCGCGAGGATATTTTCAAGGCGATTGATATTCTTCTTGAAATGGGACCAAAAGCTGTTTTGATCAAAGGCGGTCATTTTGATTCTGTTGCTTCAACGGATTGGCTGGGAATCAAAGGTGAGAAACCTATTCCAATGATGCAGCAACGTGTGAAGACTAGAAATATGCACGGCACAGGATGTACTCTTTCTGCTGCAATTGCTTCCGGGATGGCAAAAGGGAAAAATATTGTCACCGCAATTCTTGATGCTCAAAAATATCTGAATCTTGCGCTTCGTGCTGGATTTGAAGTTGGTGAGGGAGGTGGACCTCCGAATCATCTTGCTCCTATGTTGATTACAGCTATGAAGGAAGGACTTCTTTCTGATTTGCATGAATGCGGATTGCGCCTGACTTATATGGACGGACTCAGTAACCTAATTCCTGAAAGCAGGATGAATGTAGCCGCGGCCCTTCCGCACGCTACTGAAATAAATGATGTGGCGGCCTTTACCGGACGCATTACCTGTACTCGCAAGGGTGAAATTATTATAGGTGGCTATCCTGATTTCGGAGCCTCTTCGTTTACGGCAAAGGCAGTACTGTGCGCCCGCAAGTATAATCCTGAAATCAACTGTGCTGTCGGTATAAGGTATAATGACCAAATTATGGCAGCTGTAGCCAAGTGTGGATTTGTTGAAGCATGGTTTGATCTTGCGGATAAACCGAAAGACTTAAATATAGAAGTCGGCAGTTCTCTCGAGTGGGGAACCTGTGAAGCTCTTGCGCATCACGATGATGCAACAAAAGTTGATGTTGTTTGTGATCCGGGCGAAATAGGCATAGAACCGATTGTTCGAGTTCTAGGTAAGGATTTTCAGGATCTTGAAGCAAAACTTAAGTGTTTGATTGCTGTTTTGAAAAAATAA
- a CDS encoding YgiQ family radical SAM protein has product MTKTLIASKIKQPTFLPMTREEMDWLGWDRPDILLVSGDSYIDHPSFGIPLLGRVLTAHGYKVALVCQPDWKDTKDIEALGRPRLYAGVSAGALDSMLSHYTSFRKKRSDDAYTPGGKAGARPNRACIIYTNLIKKAFKGLPVVMGGIEASLRRISHFDFWTEKIRKTILMDSKADLLIYGMGERAMLEAADRLSEADEPSGATLRGINGTAFMGKIEDIPADAEVIELPSHQDILDDPQMLMKATLLLEEQVHYGKAWAIQKTDSRYVVITPPAIYLNTNELDWLYTLPFARLPHPSYDDKGRIPAAEMIEFSITSHRGCGGGCSFCSIAMHQGRHIRSRSKKSILNEAAGMNSHSHFRGSISDIGGPSANMWNAKCSVEREKCKRKSCLVPNICPNFKYDQKANLDLLKQTRNLDGIKHVRVASGVRFDLGLKDRTSLREIFKEFVGGQLKVAPEHISPEVLKHMRKPDLPVFESFLELFEVETKNAGKNQYVIPYLMSAFPGCTDADMRMLADWLKAKGWSPKQVQCFIPTPGTVATAMYYTGTTPDGERIFVAKTDAQRLKQHGILIPDATRDPRSIRYKDKQTKPEKNTKKDTSKDFKGNKKFKGKSKTEPFSKKNKKR; this is encoded by the coding sequence ATGACAAAAACACTTATCGCATCAAAAATAAAACAACCAACTTTTTTGCCCATGACGAGAGAAGAAATGGACTGGCTCGGCTGGGATAGACCAGATATCCTTCTCGTGTCCGGCGATAGCTATATAGATCACCCGAGTTTCGGAATCCCCTTGCTGGGCAGAGTACTGACCGCACACGGATATAAAGTAGCTCTTGTCTGCCAGCCTGATTGGAAAGACACAAAAGATATAGAGGCCCTCGGCCGCCCCCGCTTATATGCAGGAGTCTCTGCCGGAGCGCTGGATTCCATGCTTTCTCACTATACTTCTTTCCGCAAAAAAAGAAGCGATGATGCTTACACTCCCGGCGGCAAAGCCGGAGCACGTCCGAACCGTGCGTGCATCATTTATACAAACCTTATAAAAAAAGCTTTCAAAGGTTTACCTGTAGTCATGGGAGGAATTGAAGCTTCCCTGCGCCGAATTTCTCATTTTGATTTCTGGACAGAAAAAATACGCAAAACAATTCTCATGGACAGCAAAGCTGACCTTTTGATTTACGGCATGGGCGAACGAGCCATGCTTGAAGCGGCGGACAGACTTTCAGAAGCGGATGAACCTTCCGGCGCGACTCTTCGAGGAATAAACGGCACTGCCTTTATGGGCAAAATTGAAGATATCCCTGCTGACGCGGAAGTTATAGAACTTCCTTCACATCAGGATATTCTCGATGATCCGCAAATGCTGATGAAAGCCACTCTTTTACTTGAAGAGCAGGTTCACTACGGCAAAGCATGGGCTATTCAAAAAACAGACAGCAGATATGTTGTAATAACACCACCTGCAATCTACCTCAATACCAATGAACTTGACTGGCTGTACACACTGCCTTTTGCTCGGCTACCGCATCCTTCCTATGATGATAAAGGTCGAATCCCTGCGGCGGAGATGATTGAATTCAGCATAACCTCCCATCGCGGATGCGGCGGCGGATGCTCGTTCTGCTCAATTGCCATGCACCAAGGAAGACACATCCGTTCCCGCAGTAAGAAATCAATCTTAAATGAAGCCGCAGGAATGAATTCACATAGTCATTTCAGAGGATCTATCTCAGACATAGGCGGTCCAAGTGCTAATATGTGGAATGCTAAGTGTTCCGTTGAAAGAGAAAAGTGCAAACGCAAAAGCTGCCTTGTTCCAAATATCTGTCCGAATTTTAAATATGACCAGAAAGCGAACCTTGACCTGTTGAAACAGACCAGAAATCTGGACGGAATAAAACATGTCCGGGTTGCCAGCGGTGTAAGATTTGATCTGGGCCTTAAAGACCGCACAAGTTTACGCGAAATTTTTAAAGAATTTGTCGGTGGACAATTAAAGGTTGCTCCTGAGCATATCTCACCTGAAGTTCTTAAACATATGCGTAAACCGGATCTGCCGGTATTTGAAAGCTTTCTCGAACTGTTCGAAGTTGAAACAAAAAACGCGGGAAAGAATCAATACGTCATTCCTTATCTAATGAGCGCGTTTCCCGGATGCACAGATGCTGACATGCGTATGCTCGCAGACTGGCTTAAAGCAAAAGGCTGGTCCCCTAAACAAGTACAGTGCTTTATACCCACGCCCGGAACTGTTGCCACCGCAATGTATTACACAGGCACTACCCCGGACGGAGAACGGATCTTTGTTGCAAAGACGGATGCCCAGCGTTTAAAACAACATGGCATACTTATCCCTGACGCAACCCGTGACCCTAGAAGCATAAGATATAAAGATAAACAAACTAAACCTGAAAAAAATACTAAAAAAGACACTTCGAAAGACTTTAAGGGAAATAAAAAATTTAAAGGGAAAAGCAAAACTGAACCGTTTTCAAAAAAGAATAAAAAAAGGTAA
- a CDS encoding type II toxin-antitoxin system RelE/ParE family toxin yields the protein MTKLMTVIETPEFIKDVKNSKMSEEEHRELINFLAANPTAGVLMEGTGGIRKVRFATGGRGKSGAFRVVYYYHSTTIPLFALNIFAKKDKANLSQAERNMMKKFVQIIVKSFKEGK from the coding sequence ATGACCAAGTTAATGACAGTTATTGAAACTCCCGAATTTATAAAAGATGTTAAAAACTCCAAAATGAGTGAAGAAGAGCATCGGGAGCTTATTAATTTTCTTGCTGCAAACCCTACAGCAGGAGTTTTGATGGAAGGGACTGGCGGTATTCGCAAGGTCCGTTTTGCTACTGGCGGCAGGGGTAAAAGTGGCGCATTCAGAGTGGTTTATTATTACCACAGCACAACTATTCCGTTATTTGCTTTGAATATTTTTGCTAAAAAAGACAAGGCTAACTTGAGTCAGGCAGAGCGAAATATGATGAAGAAATTTGTGCAGATTATTGTTAAAAGTTTCAAGGAAGGGAAATAA
- a CDS encoding DNA-binding transcriptional regulator, giving the protein MGSAGNRILKSLEQAVSIAKGEMEECEYRVNIPAEVDVRNIRKKLNMTQIVFAKAFGLSLSSVRHWEQKRRVPEGPTRAYLMIIAKEPDMVRRVLSDSGKELR; this is encoded by the coding sequence ATGGGTAGTGCAGGAAATCGTATTCTTAAGAGTTTGGAACAGGCCGTTTCCATTGCCAAGGGTGAAATGGAAGAGTGCGAATACCGGGTTAATATTCCGGCAGAAGTCGATGTGCGCAATATCCGCAAGAAGCTTAATATGACTCAGATTGTTTTTGCTAAAGCATTCGGCTTGTCTCTCTCTTCAGTTCGTCACTGGGAGCAGAAACGCAGGGTTCCAGAAGGTCCGACTAGAGCTTATCTGATGATTATTGCCAAGGAGCCTGATATGGTTCGTCGGGTTTTGTCTGATTCGGGTAAAGAATTGCGGTAG
- the ilvN gene encoding acetolactate synthase small subunit yields MHNYGIDLLVRNHAGVMSQITGLFSRRNFNLEGIVCGPIGSGDESRMVLTVADDSKLEQIVLQLEKLYDVLEVKRVENHPITKVLEQL; encoded by the coding sequence ATGCACAATTATGGAATAGATTTACTGGTTAGAAATCATGCAGGGGTGATGAGTCAGATTACCGGACTTTTTTCCCGAAGAAATTTCAACCTTGAAGGAATTGTCTGTGGCCCGATTGGGAGCGGAGATGAAAGCCGGATGGTGTTGACCGTTGCAGATGATAGTAAGCTCGAGCAAATAGTATTGCAACTTGAAAAGCTTTATGACGTGCTTGAAGTTAAAAGAGTGGAAAATCATCCGATTACAAAAGTTTTAGAACAACTTTAA
- a CDS encoding type II toxin-antitoxin system RelE/ParE family toxin gives MSANQRQLFWVGTSLKDLLGQPVEVRQCVGYALHVVQDGRTPENAKAFKQGGSGVIEISIDHDTDTYRTMYVAKLDKGVYVLHSFQKKSKSGKATPKADIDKIQSRYKEALKADKD, from the coding sequence ATGAGTGCAAATCAACGTCAGCTGTTCTGGGTCGGAACCAGCCTTAAAGATCTTCTCGGGCAACCTGTAGAAGTAAGGCAATGTGTAGGATACGCTCTGCATGTAGTTCAAGACGGAAGAACGCCGGAAAACGCTAAAGCGTTTAAACAAGGCGGCTCCGGTGTTATTGAAATCAGCATAGACCATGACACTGATACATATCGGACCATGTACGTGGCTAAGCTAGATAAAGGTGTGTATGTCTTGCACTCATTTCAAAAGAAATCCAAAAGCGGCAAAGCGACCCCGAAAGCCGACATTGATAAAATTCAATCCAGATACAAAGAAGCTTTGAAAGCAGATAAAGATTAA
- a CDS encoding tyrosine-type recombinase/integrase: MEKRNPNHPEKGSSTKVDPITSLEDIANLKKLLAENPRDLALFVLGINTNLRAVDLVQLRVDQFVDAKVGDELVLRESKTGKERRITLSPTVLDAVRPWAAQCRSLEVEYLFTGRNDAPMAPNYVNKLVKKWCSKINLKGNYGSHTLRKTFGYQQRVVYDVEISKLMETFNHSSPRQTLTYLCIQPEEIRDIYMNPI, translated from the coding sequence ATGGAAAAAAGAAATCCAAATCATCCTGAAAAAGGCAGTTCAACGAAAGTTGATCCAATTACTTCGCTTGAGGATATTGCTAACTTGAAAAAGTTGTTAGCTGAAAATCCAAGAGACTTAGCCCTGTTTGTTCTCGGGATTAATACGAACCTTCGAGCCGTGGATCTGGTGCAACTGCGAGTTGATCAGTTTGTGGATGCCAAAGTAGGTGACGAATTAGTTCTGAGGGAAAGTAAGACCGGAAAGGAACGGAGAATCACTTTGAGTCCGACTGTGCTTGATGCCGTTCGACCTTGGGCTGCTCAGTGTCGATCTCTGGAAGTGGAATATCTTTTTACGGGCAGAAATGATGCTCCTATGGCTCCGAACTACGTCAACAAACTTGTGAAGAAGTGGTGTTCGAAAATCAATCTGAAGGGCAATTACGGGTCTCATACATTGCGAAAAACTTTCGGCTATCAGCAGCGGGTGGTTTACGATGTCGAAATTTCTAAGCTGATGGAAACATTTAACCATTCAAGTCCCAGACAGACTCTGACTTATCTCTGCATACAGCCGGAAGAAATCAGGGACATCTACATGAATCCGATATGA